One genomic window of Arachis hypogaea cultivar Tifrunner chromosome 8, arahy.Tifrunner.gnm2.J5K5, whole genome shotgun sequence includes the following:
- the LOC112705723 gene encoding F-box/kelch-repeat protein At5g42350 isoform X1: MKTKGLGADESLCQDVQSLSVSKRLVRSVSQKLRKKNNRSAGEEDDDLKGVALRCLTLYSRGGGCKVGADTSDEFSDSNGRRRSSASEEGRGYKPICGPEETAVDCFSYGVRDIFWRRHSRKNSEIEELAANTRMHIFLPDDVLEMCLVRLPLTSLMNARLVCKKWRALTTTPRFLQMRREGSYQNPWLFLFGAVKDGFCSGEIHALDVSMNQWHRIDAEYLRGRFLFSVASIQDDIFIVGGCSSLTSFGRVDRSSFKTHKGVVVFSPLTKSWRKIPSMKYGRSVPILGVSEVSSDFPTCQGHQSRQDRRPRSRIGGVSDVYEDPHKLSMRRHCRSSFNESEASSVTSRRTYKFLRQKSDHSSSKGSRRVLLIAVGGLGSWDEPLDSGEIYDSVSNKWTEIQRLPFDFGVACSGIVCGKMFYVYSETDKLAAYDVERGFWISIQTSPFPPRVLEYYPKLVSSDGRLFMLSVSWCEGDGQIGRRNKAVRKLWELDLMYLTWTEVSVHPDAPMDWNAVFVADKSLIFGIEMFKIFGQVLDFLTVCDVSDMARWHHISRNHVTHELDASSCLTKTVAVLHL; the protein is encoded by the exons ATGAAAACAAAAG GATTGGGGGCAGACGAATCCCTTTGTCAAGATGTCCAGAGTTTGAGCGTGTCCAAGCGTCTTGTGAGGAGTGTCAGCCAGAAGCTGAGAAAGAAGAATAACAGAAGTGCGGgggaagaagatgatgatctGAAGGGTGTTGCTTTGAGATGCCTAACTCTGTACAGTCGAGGTGGGGGCTGCAAGGTAGGCGCCGACACCAGTGATGAATTCAGTGATTCAAATGGTAGGAGGAGATCGAGTGCCAGTGAAGAGGGTAGGGGATATAAACCTATTTGTGGCCCTGAAGAAACTGCCGTGGATTGTTTCTCGTATGGGGTGAGGGACATATTTTGGCGGAGACACTCTAGAAAGAATTCTGAAATTGAAGAATTGGCTGCAAATACTAGAATGCATATCTTTCTCCCGGACGATGTTCTGGAAATGTGTTTGGTCCGGCTCCCGTTGACAAGTCTCATGAATGCTCGCCTTGTGTGCAAGAAATGGAGGGCATTGACTACCACTCCTAGATTCCTCCAAATGAGAAGAGAGGGTTCATATCAAAATCCATGGCTGTTTCTGTTTGGTGCAGTTAAAGATGGCTTTTGCTCTGGGGAGATACATGCATTGGATGTGTCTATGAATCAATGGCATAGGATAGATGCCGAATACCTAAGGGGAAGGTTCTTGTTCTCTGTTGCCAGTATACAGGATGATATCTTCATTGTTGGAGGATGTTCTAGCTTGACCAGCTTTGGGAGGGTGGATAGGAGCTCATTCAAGACGCACAAAGGGGTGGTCGTATTTAGTCCCTTGACGAAGTCTTGGCGTAAAATACCATCTATGAAATATGGAAGATCAGTTCCTATATTAGGAGTTTCTGAGGTCAGTTCAGATTTCCCAACATGTCAAGGTCATCAAAGCCGGCAGGATAGACGTCCAAGATCAAGGATCGGTGGGGTGTCGGACGTCTACGAGGATCCTCATAAGCTCTCAATGAGACGTCATTGCAGATCTTCTTTCAATGAGAGTGAAGCTTCATCTGTTACCAGTAGAAGGACATACAAATTCCTTAGACAAAAGAGTGATCATTCAAGTTCAAAGGGAAGTAGAAGAGTTTTGCTGATAGCTGTAGGAGGTCTGGGATCATGGGACGAGCCTCTGGACTCTGGAGAAATATATGATTCTGTATCAAATAAATGGACTGAAATCCAGCGATTGCCTTTTGATTTTGGGGTTGCATGTTCTGGAATTGTTTGTGGCAAGATGTTTTATGTTTATTCCGAGACGGACAAGCTTGCGGCTTATGATGTTGAACGGGGATTCTGGATATCAATTCAAACCTCTCCATTTCCGCCGCGTGTTCTTGAATACTACCCCAAACTTGTATCTTCCGATGGCCGTCTTTTCATGCTATCTGTGTCCTGGTGTGAAGGGGATGGTCAAATCGGGCGCCGGAACAAGGCTGTTAGAAAATTATGGGAGTTAGATCTCATGTATCTTACCTGGACTGAAGTCTCAGTGCATCCTGATGCCCCAATGGATTGGAATGCAGTATTTGTGGCAGACAAAAGCCTTATTTTTGGGATAGAGATGTTCAAGATATTTGGTCAGGTGTTGGATTTTTTAACTGTATGTGATGTGTCTGATATGGCACGCTGGCACCATATTTCAAGGAATCATGTCACTCATGAGCTGGATGCTTCTTCTTGCTTGACCAAAACTGTGGCAGTGCTACATCTTTGA
- the LOC112705723 gene encoding F-box/kelch-repeat protein At5g42350 isoform X2 — MFSEGLGADESLCQDVQSLSVSKRLVRSVSQKLRKKNNRSAGEEDDDLKGVALRCLTLYSRGGGCKVGADTSDEFSDSNGRRRSSASEEGRGYKPICGPEETAVDCFSYGVRDIFWRRHSRKNSEIEELAANTRMHIFLPDDVLEMCLVRLPLTSLMNARLVCKKWRALTTTPRFLQMRREGSYQNPWLFLFGAVKDGFCSGEIHALDVSMNQWHRIDAEYLRGRFLFSVASIQDDIFIVGGCSSLTSFGRVDRSSFKTHKGVVVFSPLTKSWRKIPSMKYGRSVPILGVSEVSSDFPTCQGHQSRQDRRPRSRIGGVSDVYEDPHKLSMRRHCRSSFNESEASSVTSRRTYKFLRQKSDHSSSKGSRRVLLIAVGGLGSWDEPLDSGEIYDSVSNKWTEIQRLPFDFGVACSGIVCGKMFYVYSETDKLAAYDVERGFWISIQTSPFPPRVLEYYPKLVSSDGRLFMLSVSWCEGDGQIGRRNKAVRKLWELDLMYLTWTEVSVHPDAPMDWNAVFVADKSLIFGIEMFKIFGQVLDFLTVCDVSDMARWHHISRNHVTHELDASSCLTKTVAVLHL; from the coding sequence ATGTTTTCTGAAGGATTGGGGGCAGACGAATCCCTTTGTCAAGATGTCCAGAGTTTGAGCGTGTCCAAGCGTCTTGTGAGGAGTGTCAGCCAGAAGCTGAGAAAGAAGAATAACAGAAGTGCGGgggaagaagatgatgatctGAAGGGTGTTGCTTTGAGATGCCTAACTCTGTACAGTCGAGGTGGGGGCTGCAAGGTAGGCGCCGACACCAGTGATGAATTCAGTGATTCAAATGGTAGGAGGAGATCGAGTGCCAGTGAAGAGGGTAGGGGATATAAACCTATTTGTGGCCCTGAAGAAACTGCCGTGGATTGTTTCTCGTATGGGGTGAGGGACATATTTTGGCGGAGACACTCTAGAAAGAATTCTGAAATTGAAGAATTGGCTGCAAATACTAGAATGCATATCTTTCTCCCGGACGATGTTCTGGAAATGTGTTTGGTCCGGCTCCCGTTGACAAGTCTCATGAATGCTCGCCTTGTGTGCAAGAAATGGAGGGCATTGACTACCACTCCTAGATTCCTCCAAATGAGAAGAGAGGGTTCATATCAAAATCCATGGCTGTTTCTGTTTGGTGCAGTTAAAGATGGCTTTTGCTCTGGGGAGATACATGCATTGGATGTGTCTATGAATCAATGGCATAGGATAGATGCCGAATACCTAAGGGGAAGGTTCTTGTTCTCTGTTGCCAGTATACAGGATGATATCTTCATTGTTGGAGGATGTTCTAGCTTGACCAGCTTTGGGAGGGTGGATAGGAGCTCATTCAAGACGCACAAAGGGGTGGTCGTATTTAGTCCCTTGACGAAGTCTTGGCGTAAAATACCATCTATGAAATATGGAAGATCAGTTCCTATATTAGGAGTTTCTGAGGTCAGTTCAGATTTCCCAACATGTCAAGGTCATCAAAGCCGGCAGGATAGACGTCCAAGATCAAGGATCGGTGGGGTGTCGGACGTCTACGAGGATCCTCATAAGCTCTCAATGAGACGTCATTGCAGATCTTCTTTCAATGAGAGTGAAGCTTCATCTGTTACCAGTAGAAGGACATACAAATTCCTTAGACAAAAGAGTGATCATTCAAGTTCAAAGGGAAGTAGAAGAGTTTTGCTGATAGCTGTAGGAGGTCTGGGATCATGGGACGAGCCTCTGGACTCTGGAGAAATATATGATTCTGTATCAAATAAATGGACTGAAATCCAGCGATTGCCTTTTGATTTTGGGGTTGCATGTTCTGGAATTGTTTGTGGCAAGATGTTTTATGTTTATTCCGAGACGGACAAGCTTGCGGCTTATGATGTTGAACGGGGATTCTGGATATCAATTCAAACCTCTCCATTTCCGCCGCGTGTTCTTGAATACTACCCCAAACTTGTATCTTCCGATGGCCGTCTTTTCATGCTATCTGTGTCCTGGTGTGAAGGGGATGGTCAAATCGGGCGCCGGAACAAGGCTGTTAGAAAATTATGGGAGTTAGATCTCATGTATCTTACCTGGACTGAAGTCTCAGTGCATCCTGATGCCCCAATGGATTGGAATGCAGTATTTGTGGCAGACAAAAGCCTTATTTTTGGGATAGAGATGTTCAAGATATTTGGTCAGGTGTTGGATTTTTTAACTGTATGTGATGTGTCTGATATGGCACGCTGGCACCATATTTCAAGGAATCATGTCACTCATGAGCTGGATGCTTCTTCTTGCTTGACCAAAACTGTGGCAGTGCTACATCTTTGA
- the LOC112705725 gene encoding uncharacterized protein — MVKKTMEKERFRSMSVAALWLLVLVVAGIFALSDAIDDKCAACRAVAGELEFELSKEKPRNHLDMRHRLDSKGQRQGKLIDYRVSELRVVELLDDLCDKMQDYTLKDDTNEWYKVVSWELLSNKQEAKAYAKDISTYCGRLLEETEDEFAELIKKGSVKVGEVSKVLCQDLSKHCSQRSISEKGEDNGNGEL; from the exons ATGGTAAAGAAGACGATGGAGAAGGAAAGGTTTCGGTCAATGTCAGTGGCGGCACTTTGgctgttggtgttggtggtcGCTGGCATATTTGCTCTTTCCGATGCCATCGATGACAAATGCGCCGCCTGTAGAGCTGTCGCC GGGGAGCTAGAGTTTGAGCTCTCCAAG GAGAAGCCGCGGAATCATTTGGATATGCGTCACCGCTTGGATTCCAAGGGCCAGCGTCAGGGAAAACTTATTGATTATAG AGTTAGCGAGCTTAGAGTAGTTGAACTCCTTGACGATCTTTGTGATAAGATGCAAGACTACACACTCAAG GATGATACAAATGAATGGTACAAAGTTGTTAGTTGGGAATTACTCTCAA ATAAGCAAGAAGCCAAGGCATATGCAAAGGATATATCTACTTATTGTGGAAG ATTGCTTGAAGAAACAGAAGATGAG TTTGCTGAGTTGATAAAGAAAGGATCTGTTAAAGTGGGAGAAGTGAGCAAAGTTCTTTGTCAAGATTTGAGCAAACACTGCAGTCAAAGGAG TATTTCAGAGAAGGGAGAGGATAATGGTAATGGAGAGCTCTGA
- the LOC112705724 gene encoding probable protein phosphatase 2C 27, whose product MISGGTMHVGMDFPHQFTMLEGENDKGNVLVMEDEKSEDLSNVRQMARGKPPRHLGSGMRHSISTTRLVAAPDLSLDVEVTGCKSSSEDNTEFLPIFRSGSCAEKGPKEYMEDEHICIDDLIQHLGSSSNFPFTGAFYGVFDGHGGTDAASFIRNNILRFILEDSHFPTCVAKAITSAFLKADYAFADSSSLDISSGTTALTTLVYGRTMMVANAGDCRAVLGRRGRAVEMSTDQKPNRISERLRIERLGGVVYDGYLNGQLSVSRALGDWHMKGPKGSACPLSAEPELQEINLSEDDEFLIMGCDGLWDVMSNQCAVTMARKELMIHNDPERCSRELVREALKRNSCDNLTVIVVCFSQDPPPRIETPPSRVRRSISAEGLNLLKGVLDS is encoded by the exons ATGATTTCTGGAGGGACTATGCATGTGGGTATGGACTTTCCTCATCAATTTACTATGCTAGAAGGTGAAAATGATAAAGGAAATGTATTAGTTATGGAAGATGAGAAATCAGAAGATTTGAGTAATGTAAGACAAATGGCAAGGGGCAAACCTCCGCGCCACCTTGGCTCCGGCATGAGACATAGTATTAGCACCACTAGATTGGTTGCTGCACCAGATTTG AGTTTGGATGTGGAGGTTACAGGGTGCAAGTCATCTTCTGAAGACAACACAGAGTTTCTACCCATATTTCGGTCAGGAAGTTGTGCTGAAAAAGGACCTAAAGAATATATGGAAGATGAACATATATGCATAGATGATCTTATTCAGCATCTAGGTTCATCTTCAAATTTTCCTTTTACAGGAGCTTTCTATGGT GTGTTTGATGGGCATGGAGGTACAGATGCAGCTTCTTTTATAAGAAATAACATCCTTAGATTCATACTTGAGGACTCCCATTTTCCAACTTGCGTGGCAAAGGCAATTACAAGTGCTTTCTTGAAAGCTGATTATGCATTTGCAGATTCTAGTTCGTTAGATATCTCCTCTGGAACCACTGCTTTAACAACTCTTGTATATGGAAG GACCATGATGGTCGCCAATGCCGGGGACTGTAGAGCTGTACTGGGGAGGCGAGGTAGAGCGGTCGAGATGTCAACAGACCAGAAACCAAATCGTATTTCAGAGAGGCTGAGGATTGAGAGGCTTGGTGGTGTAGTATACGATGGATACTTGAACGGGCAGCTGTCGGTTTCCCGTGCTCTAGGAGACTGGCACATGAAAGGTCCCAAGGGCTCTGCATGCCCTCTGAGCGCAGAACCTGAGTTGCAAGAAATCAACCTGAGTGAGGACGACGAGTTCTTGATAATGGGTTGTGATGGATTATGGGACGTGATGAGTAACCAATGCGCTGTGACAATGGCAAGGAAAGAATTAATGATACATAATGATCCTGAAAGGTGTTCAAGAGAGCTGGTCAGAGAGGCTCTTAAGCGCAACTCTTGTGATAACTTAACAGTGATCGTGGTGTGTTTCTCACAAGATCCTCCTCCAAGAATAGAGACACCACCTTCTCGAGTCAGAAGGAGCATATCTGCAGAAGGCCTCAATTTACTCAAGGGTGTATTGGACTCTTAG